Proteins encoded together in one Nitrospira sp. window:
- a CDS encoding glycine C-acetyltransferase, with translation MAYDSLKQILDTQLTDIRAKGLYKAERRILGPQGSDIRVSQGSVLNLCANNYLGLANHPAIVQATKTGLDTHGYGMASVRFICGTQDLHQQLEQAISTFLGTEDTILYSSCFDANGGLFEVLLDERDAVISDALNHASLIDGIRLCKAKRFRYAHSDMTDLEARLQEAAGCRLRLIVTDGVFSMDGDLAKLDRITGLAERYDAAVIVDDSHATGVLGPQGRGTPAHFGVADRIEIVTSTLGKTLGGATGGFTSGRTEIVELLRQRSRPYLFSNSLPPPIAAGAFCALGLVAQGDHLRQQLRANAAFFRDELMKLGFRLVPGEHPIIPVMLGDAALATSMAEALLKEGVYVVGFSYPVVPQGQARIRTQMSAAHTPAQLQRAVTAFAKVGRALGVIP, from the coding sequence ATGGCTTACGATTCCCTTAAACAGATTCTCGATACTCAACTCACCGACATTCGCGCCAAGGGCCTGTATAAAGCAGAGCGGCGTATTCTCGGCCCACAAGGTTCGGACATCCGGGTCTCTCAAGGCTCGGTGTTGAATCTCTGCGCCAATAATTATCTGGGACTCGCGAATCATCCGGCCATTGTCCAGGCTACGAAGACAGGGCTGGACACACACGGCTATGGCATGGCCTCGGTGCGGTTTATTTGCGGCACGCAAGATCTGCACCAACAACTGGAACAAGCTATCAGTACATTTCTCGGTACCGAGGACACAATCCTCTACAGCTCCTGCTTTGATGCAAACGGAGGACTGTTTGAAGTGTTGCTGGATGAGCGCGATGCCGTCATCAGCGATGCGTTGAACCATGCGAGTCTGATCGACGGCATCCGGCTCTGCAAAGCCAAACGATTTCGGTACGCCCATTCCGACATGACGGATCTCGAGGCGCGGCTGCAGGAAGCTGCTGGGTGTCGTCTCCGATTAATTGTCACGGACGGTGTCTTCTCGATGGATGGTGACCTGGCCAAGCTTGATCGAATTACCGGACTGGCGGAACGATACGACGCGGCCGTCATTGTCGATGACAGCCATGCCACCGGGGTGCTTGGTCCGCAGGGGAGGGGCACCCCGGCTCACTTTGGTGTGGCCGACCGCATCGAGATCGTGACGAGTACCCTGGGAAAGACACTCGGGGGTGCGACGGGTGGATTCACATCTGGCAGGACGGAGATTGTCGAGTTGCTGCGCCAACGGTCGCGGCCCTATCTGTTTTCCAACTCCCTTCCTCCGCCGATTGCGGCCGGGGCATTCTGTGCACTCGGTCTCGTGGCGCAGGGCGATCATCTTCGGCAACAGCTTCGTGCCAATGCTGCCTTCTTCAGAGATGAGCTGATGAAGCTTGGGTTTCGGCTCGTTCCGGGCGAGCATCCCATCATTCCGGTGATGTTGGGTGACGCCGCCCTCGCCACTTCGATGGCGGAGGCTTTACTCAAAGAAGGAGTCTACGTCGTCGGATTCAGCTATCCAGTCGTTCCGCAGGGGCAGGCAAGGATTCGGACCCAAATGTCGGCGGCCCATACCCCTGCTCAGTTACAACGGGCTGTGACGGCGTTTGCCAAGGTGGGTCGCGCTCTCGGGGTCATTCCATAG
- a CDS encoding 50S ribosomal protein L9, whose translation MKVILQETLEGVGHLGDLINVADGFARNYLLPRRKAVEADSRSIKAFEHAKRVAAEKAKKEKLEIEVHAKKVSAVSLTIEMQAGKDDKLFGSVTTKDIAEGLAAQGVTVDRRKIQLAQPIKELGTVVVPIKMPRDVVATVKVHVVKKQDAQEAEAPTTSA comes from the coding sequence ATGAAAGTTATTCTTCAAGAAACCCTGGAAGGGGTAGGTCATCTCGGCGATCTCATCAACGTTGCCGATGGATTTGCGAGAAACTACTTGCTGCCTCGGCGGAAGGCCGTCGAAGCCGACAGTCGGAGCATCAAGGCTTTCGAGCATGCCAAACGAGTAGCGGCTGAGAAGGCCAAGAAAGAAAAGCTGGAAATCGAGGTCCATGCCAAGAAAGTCTCGGCGGTGTCGCTGACGATCGAGATGCAGGCGGGCAAGGACGATAAGCTGTTCGGCTCCGTCACCACGAAAGACATCGCAGAAGGCTTGGCGGCGCAGGGTGTCACGGTGGATCGGCGAAAGATTCAATTGGCACAGCCGATCAAAGAACTCGGTACGGTGGTTGTTCCGATCAAGATGCCGAGGGATGTGGTGGCCACGGTGAAAGTTCATGTGGTGAAGAAGCAAGACGCACAAGAAGCTGAAGCGCCGACCACATCAGCATAG
- a CDS encoding serine hydroxymethyltransferase has protein sequence MNSYALGSWDALKSADPEVCSAIEAEEIRQREKLLLIASENFASPAVLAAQGSLLTNKYAEGYPGKRYYGGCQHADEVEDLAIQRCKQIFGAEHVNVQPHSGSQANMAAYLSVLKAGDTILGMDLAQGGHLTHGSKVNFSGILFRVFSYGVDRQTETIDYDAVQKVAEECRPRMIVVGASAYARILDFPRFQQIAKSVGAYLLVDIAHIAGLIAAGLHPNPVPYADFVTTTTHKTLRGPRGGVTMCRAEYAKAVDKLVFPGLQGGPLMHVIAAKAVAFKEALSPGFKRYQQQVLANAKVLAQGFVDRGYKIVSGGTDTHLMLLNLSNKEITGKEADAALDAAGIIVNKNAVPYDEKPPAVASGIRLGSPIVSTRGMREPEMKQIVGLVDRVLQHRQDQTILEEVREQAKVLCGRFPIFHPY, from the coding sequence ATGAACAGCTATGCACTCGGTTCCTGGGATGCCCTGAAGTCAGCAGATCCTGAGGTTTGTTCGGCGATTGAGGCTGAGGAAATTCGGCAACGCGAAAAGTTGTTGCTGATTGCTTCGGAGAACTTCGCCAGTCCTGCGGTCTTGGCGGCGCAAGGCTCGTTGCTCACCAACAAGTATGCCGAAGGCTATCCTGGGAAGCGGTACTACGGTGGGTGTCAGCATGCGGATGAAGTTGAGGATTTGGCCATCCAGCGCTGTAAGCAAATCTTTGGGGCTGAGCATGTCAATGTACAGCCGCACTCCGGCTCGCAGGCCAACATGGCGGCGTATCTGTCCGTCCTTAAAGCAGGCGATACGATTTTGGGGATGGATCTTGCTCAGGGTGGCCACCTCACGCACGGAAGCAAAGTCAATTTCTCCGGAATTCTCTTCCGTGTCTTTTCCTATGGAGTCGATCGCCAGACCGAGACCATTGATTACGATGCCGTTCAGAAGGTTGCGGAAGAGTGCCGTCCACGTATGATCGTGGTCGGAGCCAGTGCCTATGCCAGGATCTTGGATTTCCCTCGCTTCCAGCAGATCGCCAAATCCGTCGGGGCCTATTTGTTGGTGGATATCGCCCACATTGCCGGGCTCATTGCTGCGGGACTTCATCCGAACCCGGTTCCCTATGCAGACTTCGTGACGACGACGACTCATAAGACGCTGCGTGGGCCTCGTGGCGGGGTGACGATGTGTCGAGCAGAATATGCCAAGGCCGTCGACAAATTGGTGTTTCCGGGGCTGCAGGGTGGCCCGTTGATGCATGTCATCGCGGCCAAGGCTGTGGCCTTCAAGGAGGCCTTGTCCCCGGGGTTCAAGCGTTATCAACAACAAGTTTTAGCCAATGCGAAAGTGTTGGCACAGGGATTCGTAGATCGCGGCTATAAGATCGTTTCGGGTGGCACCGATACCCATCTCATGCTGCTGAATCTCTCGAACAAGGAGATTACCGGGAAAGAGGCGGACGCGGCGCTCGATGCTGCAGGAATTATCGTCAACAAGAATGCCGTGCCGTACGATGAAAAACCGCCGGCGGTGGCGAGCGGTATCCGCTTAGGGTCGCCCATCGTATCGACACGCGGGATGCGTGAGCCGGAGATGAAACAGATTGTCGGCTTAGTCGACCGTGTCCTCCAGCACCGACAGGACCAGACGATCTTGGAAGAGGTTCGTGAGCAGGCCAAAGTTTTGTGCGGCCGGTTCCCAATCTTTCATCCCTACTAG
- the nrdR gene encoding transcriptional repressor NrdR, with translation MKCPFCDELEDKVVDSRMAKEGEVIRRRRECLGCKRRYTTYERVEEILPVVVKKDGRRESFDRNKILVGLKKACEKRPISISTIEAVTDRIEKHIQEMGETEIESRIVGEEVMKELHQLDQVAYVRFASVYREFKDIDQFMDELKTLAQERSEP, from the coding sequence GTGAAATGTCCCTTCTGCGATGAACTTGAAGACAAGGTAGTCGATTCCCGCATGGCCAAAGAAGGCGAGGTCATCCGTCGCCGTCGCGAATGCCTTGGGTGTAAACGCCGCTATACGACCTACGAGCGTGTCGAAGAGATTCTCCCGGTTGTCGTGAAAAAGGACGGCCGGCGTGAATCGTTCGATCGCAATAAGATTCTCGTGGGCTTAAAAAAAGCCTGCGAAAAACGGCCGATCAGTATCAGCACTATTGAGGCTGTGACCGACCGCATTGAAAAACATATTCAAGAGATGGGCGAGACGGAGATCGAAAGCCGGATCGTGGGGGAAGAAGTGATGAAGGAACTGCATCAACTGGACCAGGTCGCCTATGTCCGATTTGCGTCGGTGTATCGGGAATTCAAGGACATTGACCAATTCATGGACGAGTTGAAGACCTTGGCGCAGGAACGTAGCGAGCCTTGA
- a CDS encoding Gfo/Idh/MocA family oxidoreductase — MPMIKPLSQRGKRNQSTSAATSVAIIGAGRGGTALIEIFANDPLVQIVGVAEINPEAPGLALAKQLKIPVTQDYQHLLTMERVDLIIDVSGDPDVWQFLQDFHRMGVTVIGGVSAKFMWELIEARIRATAEIEKTLNKYQSLYRLYVKETGAAVTDERTRIACEIHDGFVQILAGVNFKLDLCQQLLRKNPRASLATLKESKAQLKLAIQEARQVIFNLRPLHYDKMELIPALTNYFKSYQTQTHITTKFAFSGDEQILFPRTKMFLFRIIQEALGNVEKHAKADRVTIKLDIDIDLLRVTITDNGIGFDMDTVLRDPEKWDHFGIKGILERSRLVGGEGRVESKPGKGTRIVVEVPLGQKEERQHGKD, encoded by the coding sequence ATGCCGATGATCAAGCCGCTGTCTCAGCGTGGGAAGCGAAACCAATCGACCTCTGCGGCAACCAGCGTCGCTATCATTGGTGCCGGTCGCGGCGGCACCGCACTGATTGAGATCTTTGCGAACGACCCGTTGGTGCAGATCGTCGGCGTCGCGGAGATCAATCCTGAGGCACCGGGACTTGCATTGGCCAAACAATTGAAAATCCCGGTGACCCAAGACTATCAGCACTTACTCACGATGGAGCGTGTCGACCTGATCATTGATGTGTCGGGGGACCCAGATGTGTGGCAATTTCTCCAAGATTTTCACCGGATGGGTGTGACCGTCATTGGAGGAGTCAGTGCAAAATTCATGTGGGAGCTGATCGAAGCCAGAATTCGGGCGACGGCGGAGATCGAGAAAACCCTGAACAAGTATCAATCCCTCTATCGATTGTATGTGAAGGAAACCGGTGCAGCGGTGACGGATGAACGGACCAGAATTGCCTGCGAGATTCATGATGGATTCGTGCAGATCTTGGCAGGGGTCAACTTCAAGCTCGATCTATGCCAGCAGCTGCTTCGAAAGAATCCACGCGCAAGTTTGGCTACCCTCAAGGAGAGCAAGGCTCAGCTGAAACTGGCGATTCAGGAGGCCCGTCAGGTCATCTTCAATTTGCGTCCCCTGCACTATGACAAGATGGAATTGATTCCGGCGCTGACCAACTATTTCAAGTCCTATCAAACTCAGACGCATATCACCACCAAGTTTGCCTTCTCCGGGGACGAGCAAATTCTGTTTCCTCGGACGAAGATGTTTCTCTTTCGCATCATCCAAGAAGCGTTGGGCAATGTTGAAAAACATGCCAAGGCAGACCGTGTGACGATCAAGTTGGATATCGACATCGATCTCTTGCGGGTGACGATCACCGATAACGGAATTGGATTCGATATGGACACCGTATTGCGGGACCCTGAAAAGTGGGACCATTTTGGGATTAAGGGGATTTTGGAACGATCGCGATTGGTCGGAGGGGAGGGGCGAGTCGAATCCAAACCGGGGAAAGGCACACGTATCGTCGTTGAAGTGCCGTTGGGTCAGAAGGAGGAACGACAGCATGGAAAAGATTAA
- a CDS encoding response regulator transcription factor produces MEKIKVLIADDHRVVREGLAAILKTKEDIHVIGEAQDGMEAVEKARALLPDVILMDVSMPRMGGVEATRQIKREFPHIGVVALTMYEEQQYIFDLVRAGATGYLLKDSESSQIVAAIRAIYRGESLIHPSVASKILAEFSLMAQKKGKKPAWAEHDLTEREITVLRLVADGKTNKEIANSLDLSEKTVKNHVRNIFHKLQVYDRTQAAILAIRKGLIELDPKR; encoded by the coding sequence ATGGAAAAGATTAAGGTCCTCATCGCCGACGATCATCGGGTCGTCCGAGAAGGGTTGGCTGCCATCCTGAAAACGAAGGAAGACATTCATGTCATCGGGGAGGCGCAGGATGGGATGGAAGCGGTGGAGAAAGCTCGTGCATTGCTTCCGGACGTCATCCTGATGGACGTGAGTATGCCGCGGATGGGTGGCGTCGAGGCGACCAGACAGATCAAGCGCGAGTTCCCGCACATCGGTGTCGTTGCGTTGACCATGTATGAGGAGCAGCAATATATCTTTGATCTGGTCCGCGCAGGTGCGACGGGATACTTGCTGAAAGATTCCGAATCGTCGCAGATTGTGGCGGCCATTCGTGCGATCTATCGCGGAGAATCGTTGATCCACCCATCGGTCGCCAGCAAGATTCTGGCGGAGTTTTCGCTCATGGCCCAGAAAAAGGGGAAAAAGCCGGCATGGGCCGAACATGACTTAACGGAACGAGAGATTACCGTGTTGCGGTTGGTTGCCGATGGAAAGACCAATAAGGAAATCGCCAACAGCCTGGATTTGAGTGAAAAGACGGTAAAGAATCATGTCCGGAACATCTTTCACAAACTGCAAGTCTATGACCGTACACAGGCGGCCATTCTTGCCATCCGCAAAGGTCTGATCGAGCTGGATCCGAAGCGGTAG
- a CDS encoding cadherin-like beta sandwich domain-containing protein: MVITPPGTLQPEFSSNITSYTAIVPTVVTSITVTASPKDTTTTILINGTSTPAGQGHPVSLGQPGSTTPIEVVASSQNGIESKYRVAVTRLSNDNSVSALKVTANNVAQPLAPGIDANTLDYTANVSNTIEQVTVEATKSDQNATMLMSSGLSSVTIGPGINPGQLPITLGGPGTSTLVSIELTAPNGSKKTYQITVTRLSGNNTLRELSVIPGTFDRPFDPATTAYTVTAPTTAEQVTVTATKSDRLAAMSGNITAGAGLETGTGTFQLGAPGSELPLAITVAAPDPSVVPREYRLIVKRPLPSNNASLAALTTNAGSFDPPIFTPDRKNYEVKVGLLIGSVTLTATKSDPNATMSALGSVIASPGTPTGQVTVTPGFGIGTPVNIDVRAEDGINSSTYTITVIRGLF, from the coding sequence TTGGTGATCACCCCCCCCGGTACGCTCCAGCCGGAGTTTTCCAGCAATATCACCAGCTATACCGCCATCGTGCCCACCGTTGTGACCAGTATTACAGTGACGGCCAGTCCCAAAGACACCACAACAACGATCCTCATTAACGGAACGAGTACGCCTGCAGGACAAGGTCACCCTGTGTCACTTGGCCAGCCAGGGTCGACCACACCCATCGAGGTAGTCGCTTCCTCGCAAAATGGGATCGAAAGCAAGTACCGTGTCGCGGTCACACGACTATCGAACGACAATAGCGTATCGGCCTTGAAGGTGACAGCCAACAACGTCGCTCAACCGTTGGCACCGGGAATTGATGCGAATACCCTTGACTACACAGCCAATGTTTCCAACACCATTGAGCAGGTCACAGTCGAGGCAACCAAATCCGACCAGAATGCTACGATGCTGATGAGTTCAGGGCTGAGCTCCGTGACCATCGGACCAGGGATCAATCCAGGACAATTGCCGATCACACTTGGTGGGCCAGGAACGTCCACCCTCGTGTCGATCGAGCTGACCGCACCAAACGGCAGCAAGAAAACTTACCAGATCACCGTCACCCGACTATCTGGCAACAATACGCTAAGGGAGTTGTCCGTCATACCAGGCACCTTCGATCGTCCGTTTGATCCGGCAACCACAGCCTACACCGTGACAGCACCGACCACGGCTGAACAGGTGACCGTCACGGCCACCAAGTCTGATCGGCTTGCGGCAATGTCTGGGAACATAACGGCTGGTGCGGGGCTCGAGACTGGTACCGGGACTTTCCAGTTAGGGGCACCAGGATCAGAGCTACCTCTGGCCATTACCGTCGCCGCGCCGGATCCTAGTGTCGTTCCACGAGAATACCGTCTCATCGTCAAACGACCACTCCCTTCAAACAATGCGAGTCTGGCCGCCTTGACGACAAATGCCGGATCCTTCGATCCACCGATCTTTACTCCGGACAGGAAGAACTATGAAGTGAAGGTCGGCCTCCTCATCGGCAGCGTCACCCTCACGGCGACAAAATCCGATCCAAACGCCACAATGTCTGCGCTCGGTTCGGTGATCGCCTCACCCGGTACCCCAACCGGCCAGGTGACTGTCACACCGGGGTTTGGGATCGGGACACCCGTCAACATTGATGTGAGGGCAGAGGATGGAATCAACAGCTCCACGTACACAATTACCGTAATTCGAGGGCTGTTCTAG
- a CDS encoding cadherin-like beta sandwich domain-containing protein, producing MKDILTIARADWIALYLIGLCLTPYGCKDSSSVSDKPAVPLASLSITPATLQPAFSSDTTNYTAEAPTAATSIMVTATPADSTVTVSIDGAVTTQRSIALDQPGSTKTIPIVLTTQTGSESTYAVHVTRLLSSDHNLKTLTVTPGPLSPAFKSDHSTYTVDVATTVTSVTVTANKSDPEAVISGNLTNEGTATIQLDGPGTSKTIAITVTAPNQTNKTYRITINRAASSNNSLSALSVTPGSLSPSFAAGTLAYKVEVGTKVTNVAIVATKADSNAVISGDVPNEGRATIQLDGPGTQKDVSIHVAAQDGSVKTYTITVKRAAPSSNNNLSALGVAPGTLNPAFTSEQLTYTVDVATHVTSVDVSATKADPDAVMSGSVSTGTGVATGHAPISLSSPGSPTQVSLTVTAPSGTSKTYSITVNRRPSNDSSLSALNASAGSLDPPFVSNSLTYTVTVGLLVGSVTITATKTDPNATMSALGSVIASPGTPTGQVTVSPGFGVGTKVDMTVIAQDGINTTTYSITAIRGLF from the coding sequence ATGAAAGACATTTTGACTATAGCGAGAGCCGATTGGATTGCCCTTTACCTCATTGGGCTCTGTTTGACTCCTTACGGTTGTAAAGACTCGTCGTCGGTTTCGGATAAACCCGCTGTCCCACTCGCCAGTCTCAGCATCACGCCTGCAACCCTCCAGCCAGCGTTTTCAAGCGATACCACGAACTACACGGCTGAGGCCCCAACAGCCGCTACCAGCATCATGGTCACAGCTACTCCAGCGGACAGCACAGTGACGGTATCAATCGATGGGGCCGTCACCACACAGCGTTCCATTGCCCTCGATCAGCCTGGGTCGACTAAAACGATCCCCATCGTTTTGACAACACAGACCGGCTCGGAGAGTACCTATGCAGTCCATGTGACACGACTGCTCTCAAGTGATCACAACCTCAAGACATTGACCGTCACGCCAGGCCCACTGAGCCCAGCCTTCAAGTCAGACCATTCGACCTATACCGTCGATGTGGCCACCACTGTAACCAGTGTCACTGTTACCGCAAACAAGTCTGATCCTGAGGCCGTAATCTCAGGCAATCTGACCAACGAGGGAACGGCCACCATCCAACTCGATGGACCTGGAACCAGTAAGACTATTGCCATCACCGTGACGGCTCCAAATCAAACCAACAAGACCTACCGCATTACCATCAACCGCGCGGCATCGAGCAACAACAGTTTGTCGGCCTTGAGCGTGACGCCAGGCTCCTTGAGTCCCTCCTTTGCTGCAGGGACGTTGGCCTACAAGGTGGAGGTGGGTACCAAGGTGACCAATGTCGCCATCGTGGCAACCAAGGCGGATTCGAACGCCGTGATTTCGGGTGACGTTCCCAATGAAGGACGGGCTACCATCCAACTGGATGGACCGGGAACACAAAAAGATGTCTCCATTCATGTGGCGGCTCAAGATGGCAGCGTAAAAACTTACACCATCACGGTCAAACGAGCCGCCCCTTCAAGCAACAACAACTTGTCAGCTCTCGGCGTGGCACCCGGTACTCTGAATCCCGCCTTCACCTCCGAACAGTTGACCTATACCGTCGATGTGGCGACCCATGTCACCAGTGTCGACGTCTCTGCGACCAAAGCCGACCCGGATGCCGTGATGTCTGGTTCGGTATCAACCGGAACGGGTGTTGCCACAGGACATGCACCCATTTCACTCAGTAGCCCAGGGTCTCCGACACAGGTGTCACTTACCGTCACTGCGCCCAGTGGCACTTCCAAAACCTATTCCATCACTGTCAACCGACGCCCCTCGAACGACAGTAGTCTGTCGGCCTTAAACGCGAGTGCCGGCTCATTGGATCCTCCCTTCGTCTCCAACAGCCTGACCTATACCGTGACGGTCGGCCTTCTCGTCGGCAGCGTCACCATCACAGCGACCAAGACTGATCCAAATGCCACGATGTCTGCGCTTGGCTCGGTGATCGCCTCACCCGGTACCCCAACCGGCCAGGTGACTGTCTCTCCGGGATTTGGGGTTGGCACAAAAGTAGACATGACTGTGATCGCGCAGGACGGAATCAACACAACGACCTATTCGATTACTGCGATCAGAGGACTCTTTTAG
- a CDS encoding cadherin-like beta sandwich domain-containing protein yields MKHRFTGPAQYLVLTLLLGAIGFGVYGCKDTGGIDPGPELASLSVSGASLQPPFASETTGYSVDLPSDQPDVTILATKSEPKDVLSGAITAPAGQATGQTTIQAPSPGSSKDVSLTVTSSDGRAKIYTITLRISTRGGDNSLKSLTLSPGTLSPTFSAGTQAYTVNVAGTTAEVTVSATKSDPNAVISGDVPNEGHATIKLDGPGTTKIVSIVVTASNGISKTYTVTVNRALTSSDDTLSALTVSPGSLDPDFALNILSYRVTVPNDVDSVTISATKSDPNAMMSALGSVIAATGTPTGHISIPLTARRTEVDLTVTAQDGMTTQSYTITVIRSRR; encoded by the coding sequence ATGAAACATCGCTTCACCGGCCCAGCACAATATCTTGTTCTCACTCTTCTCTTAGGCGCCATCGGATTCGGTGTCTACGGCTGCAAAGACACAGGGGGGATTGATCCGGGGCCCGAGCTGGCCAGCCTCTCCGTTTCCGGCGCATCACTTCAACCTCCGTTCGCAAGCGAAACAACCGGCTACAGCGTCGATCTTCCCAGCGACCAGCCTGACGTCACCATCTTGGCAACCAAGTCTGAACCGAAGGATGTGTTGTCCGGTGCCATCACTGCCCCGGCAGGGCAAGCCACTGGCCAAACCACGATTCAAGCCCCCAGTCCCGGATCAAGCAAAGACGTCTCCTTGACCGTCACGTCCTCCGATGGACGAGCCAAGATCTACACCATTACCCTCAGGATAAGCACCCGCGGTGGAGACAACAGCCTCAAGAGTTTGACCCTGTCACCAGGAACCTTATCTCCTACCTTTTCTGCAGGCACTCAAGCCTACACGGTAAACGTGGCCGGCACTACCGCCGAAGTCACTGTCTCGGCAACCAAGTCTGATCCCAATGCCGTGATCTCGGGTGATGTGCCGAACGAAGGGCACGCAACGATCAAACTAGACGGGCCAGGAACAACCAAGATTGTCTCGATTGTCGTCACGGCATCGAATGGAATCTCAAAAACCTACACTGTCACCGTCAACCGAGCCCTGACGTCCAGTGATGATACTCTCTCTGCCTTGACGGTCAGTCCTGGCTCCTTGGATCCTGATTTCGCTTTGAACATCCTGAGCTACCGAGTAACCGTACCTAATGACGTGGACAGCGTGACCATCTCTGCGACAAAATCCGATCCCAATGCTATGATGTCCGCTCTTGGCTCCGTGATCGCGGCGACAGGGACCCCGACGGGACACATCTCTATCCCACTAACTGCAAGACGTACTGAGGTGGACCTGACCGTCACCGCACAGGATGGTATGACAACACAGTCCTACACCATCACCGTCATCAGGTCTCGCAGATAG
- a CDS encoding transposase: MYGLTSGPRRPRTSLIAARIGPELAEPVLFDGTCDAEMFNAWLKVRLCPRLTCVHLVIRDYAAFHKPPETAELIQHTGATLLLPPYSPDLNSLEHDFAVLKQRLEYQETTSINQLVKAYQ; this comes from the coding sequence GTGTACGGCCTGACGTCCGGGCCTAGAAGACCTCGCACCTCGCTCATTGCCGCGCGCATCGGGCCAGAGCTTGCAGAACCGGTCCTCTTCGACGGCACGTGCGATGCCGAGATGTTCAACGCCTGGCTCAAGGTACGGCTGTGCCCACGTCTGACCTGCGTGCACCTGGTCATCAGGGACTACGCGGCCTTTCACAAACCCCCGGAAACGGCGGAGCTCATCCAGCACACCGGGGCCACGCTGTTGTTGCCACCGTATTCCCCAGACCTCAACTCCCTCGAGCACGACTTCGCCGTGCTCAAGCAACGCCTGGAATATCAGGAAACCACGTCAATCAATCAGCTCGTGAAGGCCTATCAATGA